The window GCTCATTGCGACGCAAGGACCAGGTCCCACAAGTCACCGTCACACAGGTCAGGGATCTCTGAAGCCTCAACTCCACTCACCTCATATCTCGACCAAACTAAGCATATAGCGTCAGTTCAGGCAGGTCACAAAATCCAGCTCAGCCACAATCCAGTACGCCTTCACCGCCATCCTCACCCGGACAGAGCAGTGGAGAAGAACCATGCATTTCCACGCTGTGTACCAGTATACAGTATTACTCAAGATGGGGCCACACAGAGACTGGAACAGTTTCAGGAGTGGAGGTTTGGAGCCTGTTAAACCCAAACTGGAAACTTTCCAATCATCTGTGGAGCCATTACACACCAGAAGAAACCCCAGGACAACAGTTTTTATTCTGGCACACGTATAATTTTTATTATCTATCACTCAGTTTATGATAAGTACATCCGGGGGGGCGAAGCATCAAATCGTCCTTCAGAAGCTGGATCGTTGCAGAGCTTATGTCGAGGGAACCTGAACCTTCTCTTCCATTTCCGTTTTACATCACTGGGGATCCGTTTCCATAAACACTTGCAGTAGTCGCTATGCGGactgttgtttgtctgtaaacCGTGCACTGAATTACACACTgcgtctgcacacacacacacacacacacacacacacacacacacacacacacacacacacacacacacacacacacacacacacacacacacacacacacacacacacacacacacacacacacacacacccttgtgACCAATACCATGTTAATCTCAGATGTAGCTGGTGGTGGAGGGTGTGAGAGATGTGaatcagctgtgtgtctttcttcctTACTGCCCTCACAAGATAcccactgactgtgtgtgtgtgcgtgtgcgtgtgtgtgtgttgttgactCATATCCTGAGCCCCTTGAGTGCGCGGATGGAGACCTGAGGAGAAGGCACCATTACGTTCCACATGACACCCGCCTCCCTAACCCTCCATTAACTcacgaggacacacacatacacacagagttGAGTGTGCACACTAACATACCTGGTTCTCTGTTGATTTCTTCTCAGAAAGCGCAAGAGGGGGAAGACGAGAGGTCAGGGGAGGACgtggacgaggaagaggaggaggcgaaTCCAAGGCACTCCATATTTGAGAGGGTCGCAGCTTCGGTCAGGTCCCTGTCTTTTAGGTGAGAGCTAAAGTTTCTCTAATAATAAGCTTTTCAGTAAATGTGGGCAATAGTGGATTTCTATAACAATATTTACTCCATAGCAAGAGATTACAGTATCGTATTATAGAATTATTTACTGATTTGCCATTtgacacaacaaaaacaaaaaagaataagaaaaatacattttccaataTTTAATGAAGAAACCCCAGAGTATGTCATCACAAATATGTTCTGTATTGGCGATGAAAATTAAGCTTTTTAAatttcaccaaaaaaaaaagaaactgcaaaATGATTTGTGATCCGCAGGAGCACCCAACTTTTTCCTTGTACCAAATCTATTTAGAAGCATAATCACCTATCTGTCATCATGCGCACACATCTGTTTGCACACTGAGCAGCTTAGACATAAGTTTAGTGCAATAATTTACCAAAGATTGCCTTGATAAACCTGAACCTCCCACGAACCCTTTTGACCCCGTTAATCTACCAGGAACTGGTAGGTTTGCAATGAGGTCATGACGCGAATGCCATAAATTCCGCTCTACACACCCAACACCCACGTCTGACTGGAAATGAGACAAAAGGAAGTAACGAGGAGAAAGGTGGATAGATGGGGGGAGTTGTTGGGGAGATGGAAGAAAAGCGTAAACActaggaggaaaaaaaaaaaagaaaagaaaagtggatgATGAGATGTGAGGAAAAAGGTGATGGAGAGACGGTGAGAGCTGATGGAGAGCAGGCGTGCAAATGGAGGGAGTGGGCGGGGACGGTGCATTAAGGTTGTAAATAATCCTGATACACTTCAGCTCGAGTGGAAGAAAGACCGCTGGGACATGGAGTCATATTTAATTCCTTTAAATGATAATCCCGGTTGTTATTGCTGTTCATAATCACTATTGAACTGTCAACCTCATGTTCCACTTCACTCATGGTCTCTTTGCTGTCCGTCACAGGAAGGCCATTCACGGGCCGGAGGTACAGCAGCCGCCTATGGGACAGGAGGAATCAGAGTTGTCGTTTGATAAAGACGTGGAAGGGAGTGCGACGCTCACTTCCAGTCAAAGGGGGCTGTCACCGCAGTCAGCCTCAGGTAAGAAATGTACGAGGGAGGAAACCCAGGCTTTTTATGAGATGTTTTCTGTCCTCAGGAGACATCAGGATGTTTCAGTTGTGgtcgtttttttaaaacagataaaTCAAAATGAAGGCAATCTATTAGAAAAATGCTATTATTAATAATGCCATTATAAGAAACTGTCCCCCTGAAGTTTTCGGACATGAACTTTGGAAGGTTTAGTTCGGACGTTgccttttcacatatgaagcaGGAGGTTGTGCGGGTCAGGCGATGGGGCGGCACCTGGGTGGAgcaagcaggaggcaggacatgacgtctagattctgctgttttcatttacagcacataaacacaagcgttggccctcatcaccaaaagctcttgaatctcgtcgtctttccaagttgacatctttgctGACGTCCTCATTGATTctcatatatttgtattcatccaGTTTGGCATCTGTCACGCGTttgaaacgtcatcaacacgtgAATACTTATGTGCTATAATGTTTCAACACGTGTTTTTTCTCAGGGGACTTTGAGGGTTTGGACAGTTCACGGCTCTCACCAAAACTCAGAAGAGACCGGTCCCGGTCGCCGTCGCCCAGAAGTTTTTCGCCCGTGCAGTTCCAGTCAAGTCCTTCGCCTCACGTAGCCAATCAGGACACAGCGAGCATCAGTTCCTGTCCTGATATGGTGGGCCGCACggtgagaggaaaacaaagatattttttaGTTTCAACAACCACATCAGACAATGGAGTTTGTATTAAACTTCATTTGAGACACTGAATGAACTCGAATTCTCTTTTCAGGGGAGTCAAGACGGCAAGAAGAGCTCGACAAAAGGTATAGTTCTTTCCTTCTTTATAGAAACATTAAGCCAAAATTAAGGTCAAGCGGAATTCAGGATTGAGTTAGAACAACTCGAAACAAAGACGAGAACAAACTGAGACGAAGTGAAATAAGAGACAAGGAAAAAAATGCAATCAGACAGGCAGATATGTTTGGGGTCTTGCAGCAAACATGGTCCAAAAAACTAGGATagaagaaacaaaatgaaagtgaaaaaacctAGTAAACACCAGGAACAAGATGACACTGGAAACGTGACAGACGATGACGAGTGAAAGACGAACCGAcagagacaaagggaagcacagagacttacatacacaagggaggcagggatgattgaacacaggtgaaacacgtGAGGAACAAGTACAGACAATCACATGGGGCGTggaacagggaaaaaaacaaccaaaaacaaacGCTGGAGCAAGTCAGTCAAAATTCTTTGAAATAAATTCCAGACATATCAGGAAAATGGTATTTTGAAAGAAACAGTTCTATTAAAACCAAGAACTAATACCTTGTTACACCCCCCACTCAGAGACAGCCATCATCATTGTGTATCATTTCAGGAATGACGACGGCGCTCAGTCGGCGCCGCGTGTCCTGCCGCGAGCTGGATCGACCCGACTGCGACGGCTGGCtgtggaagaagaggaaggagagcagCGTCTTCCTCACCCAGAAGTGGCAGCGCTTCTGGTTTGTCCTCATGGGGCCTTCGCTCTACTGGTACACCAGCCAACAGGTGGGCGTATGGAAGtgaaataaaccaaatgaaTGAGGTGGTAGCCTTGAAACCCACATTGACTGTGTTTTAATATGTTACAGGAAgcattttttttcagatttgagTGGTGTTAAAGGTTTAGAAATAATTTCCATTATACACTTTTATCAATTCCAAAGACACAGGGTTTTGAGGATTAGTTtctgaaataacattttctatTGCAAGGAGAATTAGAGCCTTgttgaaggggaaaaaaagtgggGGATTTTGATAATTATGTTAGGAGAATGAAGTCAGAATATTAGGAGAATAAAGTCGTTATTGAGTATAAGGTTGTAATTTAAGTTATAATATTATGATAGTAAAGGAAAAGATCAAATTCAGGAGATGAGCAGCAGGGAGAAGGCTTCCTAATTTCTAGATTTTTGGACGGCCCTCTTCTAAAATGACATGTATCCTGAAATTATGACTTTAGTCTCATAATATCACGACTTTATTCTCTAAATCTTTATTTACGATACTCAAATGTACAAATGCAAtgtaaactaaatatatttattaactttgtttttcttccacagGATGAGAAGGCAGAGGGCCTGGTCAATATATCCAGCTACAACATAGAGAGCGCCGGAGAGCACAAGAGAAAATAGTAAGGATGAGCACAGTGAATATGAACAggctttttaatatttgatcaaGGAATATTCAGTACTTTGTAGTTCATAGATTTGATGAAAAGATATGGTGCTGAAAGGAGAaactattttagtttgaaacagGAAACTTTATTGCCCCCTGTGAACATTGGAAGATCTTTTTTGTTCACGAAAACTAAACAGATGTTTTGCACAAGTGAATCTTGTGTCTGGTGAATTTGTTGAATCCAAttgcttctgtgtttgtgtgtgtctacatctgcatgttttgtgtgttatgtTAATTCCCCTGTGATGAATTTCTCCTGCTCTGAGATTCACTCccgtctctctgctctgcctccacCAGCGTGTTCAAAGTGTGCCACCCGAGGTTTCACAACTTCTTCTTCGCTGCCGACAACGTCAGCGACATGAGCAAGTGAGTGCAGCCCTTGTTTTCcgctcttttttcttcttctttctttctctgtttccaggCTCAGGGTAGTGTGGTAATTCAGGTTTTACcaacaaaactaaatacatcTTAAGCAAATAAGCAGTTGAAAAATGCCTCTGCACAACACTGAGTTAATGACTGTAAACGAGGCTCTggattgtgttgttgtctggCTGCACCAGTTCCAATAACATGCAGTAGTGTGTTCATTTTACACAGTGGAGATGTTACAGTAAGTTACTCTTTAACAGGTGTAGGACTGCACTGCCCCCTAGAGGTGACTTTTCAGAactcagtgtttgtgctgttttcaaATCCCTTCTGTTGaaacttaaatatttaataGAATGTTTTGAATCATGAGATGTTTGTTGACTTTATTTTCCAGGTGGATCAACTGTCTGATTACATCCAAACAGACTCACAAGAAGCTTAGCAAAGGCCCCGATAGTGAAGAGGGTAGGTGGACGTTttcctttaactttaactttttttccttttttttttatattgtagtCCTGTTAGTAGTTTTACTGCTTGAAAGAGTCAAGCAGTAAACACAGGATGAAGTATAAtgactgttgccatggttagTTGCATCTTAATCTATTATTTTAAGTCTTGTCAGCCaatgaaaaatctgaaaagttgAATTTTGTTTATGACTGATGTTAATACACTGACATTTATTGTTCTGTTGTATCATTAATGTGACGCTGGTTTTGATCCGTGGACAGAATGTTACAGTGAGACTGAATCAGAGAGCGAGACATCTCCTTCACCCCGCAGAAAAAACAAggtcagttacacacacacacacacacacacacacacacacacacacacacacacacacacacacacacacacacacacacacacacacacacacacacacacacacaccattcagTGTCTCGTTCACATCATGATGTGTTTCGCTCTGTGCCTCAGAAGGTGCAGTCCAACACTCTGCCTCGCCCCAAGGGGAAGACGAGCAAGCTGCCATTAACAAGTTCTACACTAGGGGGCAGCAAAGGAGCAGGTTTGTACTTTGTGGCAACTCTCCTGCTTTATAATCGTTTCCTCCAATCAGTGATTTCTTTAATCTGTGAAGACTGAGTCCTACTGATGGATGTTTTAATAATTTCGGTTTCGACATGCTGTTTTCCTAACTTTACCCTGCGGATATTCTCTCCAATCAGCCGTCCGCAAATAGATGGTTCATAACAGCtccatgtgtgtgatgtgttcagCCAAATCCCACTGCCCCCTGTTTCCTATCTCATTCccattgtttttctcctgtcaCTTTCGTGTCTCGCTCGCCTGGGTCTCCGTCCTCGTGAGAAGGCGTCCCAGAGGATGAGATGGGCAAGATGATAAACAACATAAAGGAGGGAGGAGTTTCTCTGATTGGCCACGAGCAGCCGTTAACGCACGACCACTTCAGGAAGTCGTTCATTCGACGCAACAAGAACCCCGTCATTAATGAGAAGGCGCACACGCTGCGGGCCCTGCAGAGCACTCTGAAGGTGAGGAAGAGAGTCGATCGGCACATGGTTCGGGCGAACAATGAACTTACATAGGACAACTATTGTTTGTGACATCGAACATGAcgcacgggggggggggacacagaaAGGCAATGGGACAATTGccaatgggaaaggagtcaagGGGTCAGGTTTaccctcatttaaaaaaacgtttaaTCTAGTTTTAATCTTACCAAGTATTtcaatcattttataatgttttattttatttttctcatctgaaatatttgtttaCTTGTATTTGTGCACtaatgctgtgtgatcttcaaattaCTTTTAATAGTTTCCTATGCTATAtaaagttaattattattaatataagaGATACACATGTGGATATAGAAGTTGTAGAAGAAGATGTAGCGTGTTATTCGGTTATTGTTCTCAATCATTGAAAATCAGTCTAACAATTCATGTTTGAGTGCGTCCGTGTTCTCGCTGACGCTCCTGTTTGCTCTGCAGGCAAAAGAAGCGGAGCTGCTGCAGATCAACAAGGTCCTGGAGGACTCCAGTCTGACGGCCTCAAAGTACCGTCAGTGGAAGCATCAAAACGAAGAAATAGTCCAAGAAATCGAGAAACTGACCACGCTCGGGTCCTCCAAAAGTGGGGACGACGCGGCGGTGCAGCGCGGGCCCGCTGAGGAGGTTGCCTTGGAAACTGTTGCCACGGAAACGGCCGCCACAGAGACGGCCGCCACAGAGACGGCCGCCACAGAGACGGCCGACACAGAGACGAAAGGCGCATACAGACTGAGCCTGAGCGAAGGAGAGCAGCTAGTGGACGCAGAGGCGTCTGATGTCCTCCTGGAGATCCCACTGGATTCTCCGAGCACGGATACCAGTTCAGTGTTAGAACTCTCCCTGGGGTCGCTGCAGGATTCgataaaccagcagctgagTGAGTTGATGGATAGCGGAGAGGCTGCAGAGAACTATTTCTACATTTAAGTGCGAGCTGGCGCAAATCACGCCACTGCAGAGTTTCTCTATTTAAGAAAATCAAGCTGCTTTGTCATGCAACAGAGTGAGAGGTGAACTTCACCGTGTGGTCTGCTGACGTTCACCTGAAATGATTTGTTCAAACTGCCACTAAATCAAGTTTATCAGTGAAATGCATCAGTGCACACTTCTTATAAGAAACAAATTTAACTTTGTACTTGCTCAAAACCAATATGACGAGTTTACAGCAGAGAGATGGACAATATTTGCCAAGTGACGATCCGAGTTCAGTATATTTATGGAATTCTAAGGTCGTGTTGTTCttatgatgaaaacaatctcAAGTAGAACTTTTCTTAGAATTCAATgataatttgtaaaataaatcatgcCTCTTTGTACTAATGTGAcatgtaaatacaattttactaTTGATGCTGTATGCATTTGTTTATTACCTTAATAAAGGTGTAGATCTGAAATATTTTGCACAGAAAAATGACTtcagaaacacatttgctgTTGCTCCTTTTTGGTCAAAGTCATGTCCTTGTTGTGCTTCTGccttgtgtgtacgtgtgtgtgtatgtatgaacCATAAAGcagagctgtgtgagtgtgttcctCATTTCCTGAGTCTGCCATGAATGTGGCAAATCAAGTGAGGACTCCTCAAGGTCATGTGACCGCCGCTCCTCATCGCTGTAACCTTCATCGGCTTAATAAGAAGGGAGCGAGACCGTCACTGAAATGTCTTGTGAAGTTCTTagcaaataattttttttaatgtgtctgtctgtaagtaTATGAAAGGACAAATGTCATGTGTATGTTCATGTCCTTTGTGCATGAATTTCAGCCAATCCAGACTTTTCTTTGGATGCTCTGTGCATGATCTTTCTCTGTAGGAGGTGTTAAAGGTCGTGTCTCTGAATAAATCTCTACGTCGTTCCTTTTCAGACCACAACTGTAAGCCCATCTCCAAGGTGAATGTATCATATTTTGTTCAATTCATTTATAGATATATCGACTGCCAGCCTGTCCAGGATGTGTCACTCAATCAATGAGACTTCTGTACAGCAGTTTTCATACAAACAATGTTGCACATTGTGCTTTACAGAATAATAGCAATAAAAACTATTCCCATCCACACAGAATCAGTACATTTTAAGGTATTGAGGACACTCTAATGTTAATctctaaaataataaaacaccaaGGGCAGGTAAAGAATGATAACAAAAAAGGTTATTCTAAAAGATATCAGGAAaagatcaaattaaataaaaccagagataaaaaagaaaggtattaaagtaaaaacaattccaagaaagtaaataattatgtaagaaaacaatttgaatagaataaaatgcTGTATCTGTAAAAAAGTCTAAGATTTATcgataaactaaataaatttaTCGAATGATGAATAAACACAATTCTATTAAATTAACCCCACAGGTCTGGAGTTTGgctcttgcccaatgtcagttGTGACCCCTAAAGCAAAGGTGATATATACATACTAGATGGATGTGTTAATACAGTACGTTGCAATATATATAGTGTTACAGCACTGAGTGTATTTGATGGTTGAGGTTTCggtagaaaacaaacacacgcttAAATAAATGCTTCAGATACAAAGTCAGTTTGAGTGAATACATTTTCCAAACTAAGTTTATTTCAGTGCAAAATTCCGCTTGAGCTCACTGAGCTCACATTCACCGATGGAAAGAACTAAGCTGTTCATTCTGTCTTCAGGTCTGGCATCCGTTCACATCATGTAACTCAGAACACAGATCTTTCAGCAGTGGCCTTGTGGGCTGTGCGTCGGCTGCGATGATCTCTTTGCCTCTCAGCTTTGTGTGGACACAATGAACGAGAGTGTAACAGCCTCAGCCTCATTATGTGTAAGTGAAGCACAGAGGGACACATAGAGAGTTGGTATGGTTTGTaatccacacatgcacaagcagGAGAACACATTCACGCTGTATAGGATgaattgtatatatatactgtatatgtgtgtgtgaacatactAAGTCgttattaatgtatttatgtagATACAAAGTTGCTATTTTGTATATCCTAAGAAACGAAAATTGTTGGATCAActtaaaaaaagtatttcaatTGCTATCATACAAATGAATTAAGTTTGCTCACGTTATATTTACACAATTGATAACTTCCAATTGAAGTAAACATactaatagatagatagatagatagatagatagatagatagatagatagataacatAAGACAGTaaattgttgacattttttattcattgcaGATTGAACCATCAAGTATGAACACAGTATAACAAgtaaacatcaacaacaaataatTTACAAAGAACAAACAAGACCCTGTCGTCCACTTCAAACGCTTTTTCTCACAGTTAGAAACGTCACATGAGTTGGATGAAGGCTCCTCAGCGAAGGTATCATACGAGGATTCACCCTGACGGACGGCAAACAAATTAGCATCTAACAGTTTTCACTTTCGTTAGATTACAGTGACTGAATCAGAAAACATCAAAAAGCTGATTTCACATCCTTTTAAGCACAAATTTCCATtaacaaaataacttaaaatgacaaattacaaatgaaattcagttttattaatgCCACACGTGTctaatgaaatgtgaaaatagcTCTTCCATCCACCTCTATTTGAAGCCCTAACCCTAATGTATGAATTTCCTCATGTCCCGTGTCGGATACAAACGGGGTCGTGTTTCTCTCTAACAGTGCAAAGGCATGGCTACAGCGTGAAAGGCAGCACAGAGATGTCCCCCATGTTTCACTACATGTCGCAGTTAAAGGCAGCAGGAAGTTGAGCTCACAATGTTCTAAATGAATCAATAACAATCCTCGTGAGTCATCGCTCTAGAGTTTGCACCCACAAATTAAAGTCTCCGCCCACGTCGAGAAGTAATTACATCAATCAAGTCCATACCTGACGTAAAGAGTCCAGCGATCAGGAAGCGATAATATTCTGTGGTTCACAGTTTATTTGACTCATTTCCTTGAGTGGCAGATGAAACCAGCTAATGAAGTGACTTTAAGAAGTGGCCACACGTCCAAATATGTGCACCGTGAAGTCTGGAACTCTAACAGGTGACTTCATATACATCTGTGTCTCCCTTGTTGGTGATGTCTGGAAATGAGCGGCACGCGGGGCAGACGGGCACCTCCGGGCAAGACGGGCAGGTCGGACATCTTGGTTGTTTGAAGCCGAACAGCAGAGCGCTGCCCCCCAGCACCTGCAAACACGACCCCAGCCACCCAAAGTACAGCGAGCCGGCTGGACGCAGGCTGAGGTGGGGCAACCTGTGGTGGTTGAGCCCTGGGCCCGGAGCCGTCAGCCCCAGCCTTCCGAGGTTGTGTGTGTACACCCCGAGGGCAGTCAGGCTCAGCAGGCCGGCCATCACCACCAGGAGCCCACCTGTGGCTGCGATGCCCCTCAGAGGCAGATCTGTCCAGCACCGGACCCCGATGCAGGCCAGGACAATACCAGTGCCGCACAGGAACAAGGAGGTCAGGATCAGACCTTGCGCCAGGCGAACCCGGGGGTCCCTCTGGTACGGACCCGCCACAGGCCAGCACTGCTTCAGCTCAGAGTGCTCCACCTGCAGGCAGCTCTCCCACAGTCCATCAGAGCGCCGCAAGAGCAGGGCCTCCACTGACTTGACCCCCGtcccttgacctttgacaccaGTTCGAAGAAGTGACCCCGGCCCCGTCATTCCCAGACGCGCTTGTCCCTCTCTCCACTGGGGGGTGATGGCAGCGGTGAAGACAAGAACAAGTCCCAGAGGGGAGAATACGATCCCCATCACCATGGAGGCTGGAGTGTGCATCATGAACGGTCCAGCACCgattttctttattgatttattgattttagGGAATATCTCGAgttttgtggaaaaacaaaacagtacctgttttcaatgtgtttccCAGTGTGAGTATTTTCCAAAAAGAGACCAGTGtggctgctcctcctgcagacgGGGACGCTGCTCGTTATTATCACATGTCAGTGTCATGAGAGCCGTCACAACTGAGTGGATTTATTCAGAAAAATATTAGGCCGCTCAAACGTGACGAGGAAGAGGATCaaatctcttgttttctttctcacatcGAAGAAAAGTCCAGTCAGGGTTCTCAAAAATCTCCTCCCGCCAgacactgatgatgtcactgtgtctGCAAGGAAACAGAAAACTTGAAACGTCAGATATATtctgcaaacatgcaaacatcagGTATCAGCGAAAGCATGAAacggaaaaacacaaagatgagaATAATCATGATGAAGCATAATAAAGTTCATCCATTACCTCCTCCTTGAATCTCTCCTGCCTTCCTACTGGCG of the Hippoglossus stenolepis isolate QCI-W04-F060 chromosome 10, HSTE1.2, whole genome shotgun sequence genome contains:
- the cnksr1 gene encoding connector enhancer of kinase suppressor of ras 1 — protein: MEPITSWSEERVSEWLRGLDAPLHQYPVSEWHLSGLDLLQLTSRELEELGVRKIGHQELVLESVEKLCSLTYGIGGENLRGLTEKLRAVAHTLQMGIQSRWRHNSYDGRSATKLSAGVLQVVVELITSAKGLFFLLNRYQFIQLSGNTSTKNIFSYCRELGEIVHKDSTVYDKEKDIISVCRQLVEVCDEILNSSAETLLTHTTQLESVDLVPVSPGDQLGIEITSTGSSNHYVTGTAVEPSNDDVYVRILAGDEVIQVNNQIVVGWSRANLVKKLQENPRGVTLVLRKIPGSLRRKDQVPQVTVTQKAQEGEDERSGEDVDEEEEEANPRHSIFERVAASVRSLSFRKAIHGPEVQQPPMGQEESELSFDKDVEGSATLTSSQRGLSPQSASGDFEGLDSSRLSPKLRRDRSRSPSPRSFSPVQFQSSPSPHVANQDTASISSCPDMVGRTGSQDGKKSSTKGMTTALSRRRVSCRELDRPDCDGWLWKKRKESSVFLTQKWQRFWFVLMGPSLYWYTSQQDEKAEGLVNISSYNIESAGEHKRKYVFKVCHPRFHNFFFAADNVSDMSKWINCLITSKQTHKKLSKGPDSEEECYSETESESETSPSPRRKNKKVQSNTLPRPKGKTSKLPLTSSTLGGSKGAGVPEDEMGKMINNIKEGGVSLIGHEQPLTHDHFRKSFIRRNKNPVINEKAHTLRALQSTLKAKEAELLQINKVLEDSSLTASKYRQWKHQNEEIVQEIEKLTTLGSSKSGDDAAVQRGPAEEVALETVATETAATETAATETAATETADTETKGAYRLSLSEGEQLVDAEASDVLLEIPLDSPSTDTSSVLELSLGSLQDSINQQLSELMDSGEAAENYFYI
- the cldn23l gene encoding claudin-23, producing MMHTPASMVMGIVFSPLGLVLVFTAAITPQWREGQARLGMTGPGSLLRTGVKGQGTGVKSVEALLLRRSDGLWESCLQVEHSELKQCWPVAGPYQRDPRVRLAQGLILTSLFLCGTGIVLACIGVRCWTDLPLRGIAATGGLLVVMAGLLSLTALGVYTHNLGRLGLTAPGPGLNHHRLPHLSLRPAGSLYFGWLGSCLQVLGGSALLFGFKQPRCPTCPSCPEVPVCPACRSFPDITNKGDTDVYEVTC